A window of the Brassica napus cultivar Da-Ae chromosome C5, Da-Ae, whole genome shotgun sequence genome harbors these coding sequences:
- the LOC106440596 gene encoding YTH domain-containing protein ECT2, with the protein MATVADQSADMLQNLTLDSQTKASEIPEPNKKTAVYQYGGVDSHGQVPTYDRSLTPLLPTDAVDPSVCYVPNAYPHFYYGGYGNGDWSEYTGYQNPEGVDMSSGIYGENGSIVYPQSYGYAAYPYSPATSPGPQVGGDGQLYAAQQQYQYPAFFPTGAFATPTQGDLSANKAGGVKTAETKNVASAAGKGSNGTVTGKPNNQTTHNTASNLYGTGAPGGGFAGGYGYDGFYAPVPCYDGSKYSDVQRSGSGVASSYSKSTTVPSSRNQNYRSNSHYTPASMTGYGTGQGYYNRVYQNKVYGSYGSSGRSGTVYGSSGYDSRTNGRGWVSTTDNRYRNWGRGNNSFYGNENNADGLNELNRGPRAKGAKNQKENSEDSLEVKEQTGESNVVEAVETENTCIVPDREQYNKEDFPVDYENAMFFVIKSYSEDDVHKSIKYNVWASTPNGNKKLAAAYQEAQQKPGGCPIFLFFSVNASGQFVGLAEMTGPVDFNTNVEYWQQDKWTGSFPLKWHIVKDVPNSLLKHITLENNENKPVTNSRDTQEVKLEQGLKIVKIFKEHTSKTCILDDFSFYEVRQKTILEKKAKQQQTQKHVSEEKTTTDEKKDSATADSANKESPPATSDAKADENGSVAKPVGVVANGC; encoded by the exons ATGGCTACCGTTGCTGATC AATCTGCTGATATGTTGCAGAACCTCACTTTGGACTCACAAACCAAAGCTTCCGAGATCCCTGAGCCTAACAAGAAG ACTGCTGTTTACCAGTATGGAGGTGTGGATTCACATGGTCAAGTTCCTACCTATGACCGTTCTTTGACTCCATTGCTTCCCACTGATGCCGTTGACCCTTCTGTTTGCTATGTTCCCAATGCGTACCCGCACTTTTATTATGGAG GATATGGAAATGGAGACTGGAGCGAATACACTGGTTACCAGAATCCTGAAGGTGTTGACATGAGCTCT GGAATTTATGGAGAGAATGGCTCTATTGTGTATCCTCAGAGTTATGGGTATGCAGCTTATCCTTACTCGCCAGCGACAAGCCCTGGTCCACAGGTTGGCGGAGATGGGCAGTTGTATGCTGCTCAGCAGCAGTACCAGTATCCTGCCTTTTTCCCCACTGGAGCTTTTGCTACCCCTACCCAGGGAGATCTCTCTGCAAACAAAGCTGGTGGTGTGAAGACAGCGGAAACCAAGAATGTTGCATCTGCTGCTGGTAAAGGAAGCAACGGAACAGTTACAGGGAAACCAAATAACCAGACTACACATAACACCGCAAGCAATTTGTATGGAACTGGTGCTCCGGGAGGAGGTTTTGCTGGTGGATATGGTTATGATGGGTTTTATGCTCCTGTGCCATGTTACGACGGCTCTAAGTATTCAGATGTGCAGAGATCTGGTAGTGGAGTTGCATCCTCCTATTCTAAGTCGACCACTGTACCATCATCGAGGAATCAAAATTACCGCTCAAATTCCCATTACACG CCTGCCTCAATGACAGGCTACGGTACAGGTCAGGGATACTACAACAGGGTGTATCAGAACAAGGTATATGGTAGCTATGGAAGCTCAGGGAGATCTGGTACGGTTTATGGTTCTTCTGGGTATGATTCAAGAACAAATGGAAGAGGATGGGTGAGCACAACAGACAACAGATACAGAAACTGGGGAAGGGGTAACAATTCCTTCTATGGAAATGAGAACAACGCAGATGGGTTGAATGAACTTAACAGGGGACCTAGAGCGAAGGGCGCAAAGAACCAGAAGGAAAATTCAGAAGATAGCTTAGAGGTGAAGGAGCAGACTGGCGAGTCAAATGTAGTTGAGGCTGTGGAGACAGAGAACACTTGCATTGTTCCTGACAGGGAACAGTACAACAAAGAAGATTTCCCAGTGGATTATGAGAATGCTATGTTCTTCGTCATCAAGTCCTACAGTGAAGATGATGTGCACAAGAGCATCAAATATAATGTTTGGGCCAGCACACCAAACGGAAACAAGAAACTTGCTGCAGCGTACCAGGAAGCTCAGCAGAAACCTGGCGGCTGTCctatctttctctttttctcg GTCAATGCAAGTGGACAATTTGTTGGGCTTGCTGAAATGACAGGGCCAGTTGATTTCAACACAAATGTGGAGTACTGGCAGCAAGACAAGTGGACGGGCTCTTTCCCTCTTAAGTGGCATATTGTGAAGGACGTTCCAAACAGCTTGCTGAAGCACATTACCCTTGAGAACAATGAGAACAAGCCCGTCACCAACAGTAGAGACACACAAGAG GTCAAGTTGGAGCAAGGTTTGAAGATAGTGAAAATTTTCAAGGAGCATACAAGCAAGACTTGCATTTTGGATGACTTTTCCTTCTATGAGGTTAGGCAAAAGACTATCTTGGAGAAGAAGGCTAAGCAACAGCAAACCCAGAAACAT GTAAGTGAGGAGAAGACTACAACAGATGAGAAAAAGGACTCCGCAACTGCTGATTCGGCTAATAAGGAATCTCCTCCAGCTACCAGTGATGCCAAGGCTGATGAGAATGGGTCTGTTGCAAAACCAGTCGGTGTGGTGGCAAATGGTTGCTAG